In the genome of Cryptomeria japonica chromosome 8, Sugi_1.0, whole genome shotgun sequence, one region contains:
- the LOC131071285 gene encoding mannose-1-phosphate guanylyltransferase 1 produces MKALILVGGFGTRLRPLTLSVPKPLVDFANKPMILHQIEALKATGVDEVVLAINYQPEVMLSFLKDFESKIGIKITCSQETEPMGTAGPLALARDKLIDGSGAPFFVLNSDVISEYPLKQMIEFHAKHGGEASIMVTKVDEPSKYGVVVLDDETGQVERFVEKPKIFVGNKINAGIYLLNPSVLNRISLRPTSIEKEVFPKIADEKKLFAMVLPGFWMDIGQPKDYISGLRLYLDSLRRKFSEKLANGSHIVGNVIIDNTAKVGDGCLIGPDVAIGPGCVIEAGVRLSRCTIMRGVRIKKHACVSGSIIGWHSTVGQWARVENMTILGEDVHVSDEVYSNGGVVLPHKEIKSSILKPEIVM; encoded by the exons ATGAAGGCTCTCATATTGGTTGGTGGTTTCGGAACCCGTCTTCGTCCCTTGACACTGAGTGTCCCCAAGCCTCTGGTGGACTTTGCAAATAAACCAATGATCTTGCACCAG ATAGAAGCACTCAAAGCTACCGGTGTTGATGAAGTTGTACTAGCCATCAATTATCAGCCTGAG GTTATGCTAAGCTTCTTGAAGGACTTCGAATCAAAAATTGGGATTAAAATTACATGTTCTCAGGAAACTGAGCCCATGGGTACTGCAGGGCCTTTAGCCCTTGCAAGAGACAAGCTAATAGATGGATCTGGAGCACCATTTTTTGTTTTGAACAGTGATGTCATTAGCGAATACCCATTAAAgcaaatgattgaatttcatgCAAAACATGGAGGGGAAGCATCTATCATGGTGACCAAG GTTGATGAACCATCCAAATATGGTGTTGTGGTCCTCGATGATGAGACAGGGCAGGTAGAGAGGTTTGTGGagaagcccaaaatttttgttgGCAACAAGATCAATGCAGGAATATACCTTCTGAACCCTAGTGTTTTAAACCGAATCTCATTGAGACCTACATCCATAGAAAAGGAAGTGTTCCCAAAAATTGCAGACGAGAAGAAGCTATTTGCTATGGTCTTGCCTGGTTTCTGGATGGATATTGGGCAACCCAAAGACTATATTTCAGGCTTGAGGTTGTATCTAGATTCTCTTCGGAGAAAATTCTCTGAAAAGTTAGCAAATGGATCTCACATTGTTGGAAATGTGATAATTGACAATACTGCAAAGGTAGGTGATGGTTGCTTGATTGGGCCAGATGTGGCGATTGGCCCAGGTTGTGTGATTGAGGCAGGGGTGAGATTGTCACGTTGCACCATTATGCGTGGGGTTCGCATTAAGAAGCATGCTTGTGTCTCTGGCAGCATCATTGGTTGGCATTCTACTGTTGGTCAGTGGGCTCGGGTTGAAAACATGACTATATTGGGAGAGGATGTGCATGTTTCTGATGAGGTATACAGCAATGGAGGAGTGGTGCTTCCCCATAAGGAAATTAAATCCAGTATTCTCAAGCCAGAAATTGTCATGTGA